A section of the Streptomyces sp. NBC_01591 genome encodes:
- a CDS encoding FtsX-like permease family protein: MALATAVKVTASASPPSSYGHVPVAYVPLKTWQRIRFSTPGAPASAAAAIPDQFSALALRTPPAGASATTLDARHSTTTLTREKAYEAAPGYTGERVTMSSIQVFLYLIAPLVVGAFFVVWTVQRQPELALLRALGASRRRLLAHTVLQPSLVVVLGTAAGAVLAGAVGLLVGEQVPFSLPATTLAVTMCTVAGVGLAGTALTLRRVTHADPLTMLGADR; this comes from the coding sequence GTGGCCCTGGCGACCGCGGTGAAGGTCACGGCCTCGGCGTCGCCGCCCTCCAGTTACGGCCATGTGCCCGTCGCCTACGTCCCGCTGAAGACCTGGCAGCGCATCCGCTTCAGCACTCCCGGCGCCCCGGCGTCCGCGGCCGCCGCGATCCCCGATCAGTTCAGCGCCCTGGCCCTGCGCACCCCACCGGCCGGGGCCTCGGCCACCACCCTCGACGCGCGGCACTCCACCACCACCCTCACCAGGGAGAAGGCGTACGAGGCGGCCCCCGGCTACACCGGCGAGCGCGTCACCATGAGCTCGATCCAGGTCTTCCTCTACCTGATCGCCCCGCTCGTGGTCGGCGCCTTCTTCGTCGTGTGGACCGTGCAACGGCAGCCCGAACTCGCCCTGCTGCGCGCACTGGGAGCCTCCCGCCGGCGGCTGCTCGCCCACACCGTGCTCCAGCCGTCCCTGGTCGTCGTCCTCGGCACCGCGGCGGGCGCCGTGCTCGCCGGAGCGGTCGGGCTGCTGGTCGGTGAACAGGTGCCGTTCAGCCTGCCCGCCACCACCCTCGCCGTCACCATGTGCACCGTCGCGGGCGTCGGCCTCGCGGGCACCGCCCTGACCCTGCGCCGGGTCACCCACGCCGACCCGCTGACCATGCTGGGAGCCGACCGATGA
- a CDS encoding ABC transporter ATP-binding protein, whose protein sequence is MSLELAGVTVAFGRADARTTVLDGLDVTIAPGRMTALVGPSGSGKSTLLAVAGALLRPTAGQVLLDGEDLAGLSDAQRAKARRERIGYMFQSGNLLSGLAAVDQLLATVYISGERPRAHRSRAEEALTRVGLGHRLRHRPEQLSGGERQRVALARALFLSPKLLLIDEPTAAVDRSQAGELAGLLAERTRQDDCVTVVATHDPAVAEAADRVVDMAALTADAAPPARPGR, encoded by the coding sequence ATGAGCCTCGAACTGGCGGGCGTCACCGTCGCCTTCGGCCGCGCCGACGCCCGTACCACCGTCCTCGACGGACTCGACGTCACCATCGCGCCTGGCCGTATGACGGCCCTCGTCGGCCCGTCGGGCTCCGGCAAGTCGACGCTGCTCGCCGTCGCGGGCGCGTTGCTGCGACCCACCGCCGGGCAGGTCCTGCTGGACGGCGAGGACCTCGCCGGGCTCTCCGACGCCCAGCGCGCCAAGGCCCGCCGGGAACGGATCGGCTACATGTTCCAGAGCGGCAACCTGCTCTCCGGACTGGCCGCCGTCGACCAGCTGCTCGCCACCGTGTACATCAGCGGCGAACGCCCCCGCGCACACCGGTCCCGCGCCGAGGAGGCCCTGACCCGGGTGGGTCTCGGCCATCGCCTGCGCCACCGCCCCGAACAGCTCTCCGGCGGCGAACGCCAGCGCGTCGCCCTGGCCCGTGCGCTCTTCCTCTCCCCGAAGCTGCTGCTGATCGACGAACCGACGGCGGCCGTCGACCGTTCGCAGGCCGGCGAACTGGCCGGGCTCCTCGCCGAACGCACCCGCCAGGACGACTGCGTCACGGTCGTGGCCACGCACGACCCGGCCGTGGCGGAGGCCGCCGACCGGGTCGTGGACATGGCCGCACTGACCGCTGACGCTGCCCCGCCCGCACGGCCCGGCCGCTGA
- a CDS encoding FAD-dependent monooxygenase, whose translation MTGLRIGVVGGSIAGCAMAIAGARAGADVTVHERSDGELQDRGFGIVIPPPLHRELVAGGYLGADMPTTPVATRVWLARAPGRRSSRELARQQAPVAPCNWGLLWRALRSNIGGSAYHRGRPVGSVGRTVSGGALIRTADGEREYDIVVGADGHRSVTRELIAPEVRPAPAGYLVWRGTIPPSALRDHPKQLALLETAWVTLGFPGGHGVFYLIPGAEPGSRLLAYAIYAPPPASATAPGPDAPVSAAHVRHIAEEHFPAEWADIVAGGEHTSQALHPVADFAVPRAADPPFLLAGDAASVTRPHTASGAVKALQDALCLERSLRASSSAAEALHRYADERSAEGTRLVGLGRRLGRELVEHTPHWPAMGPAEVDALSRAALNGTSSYLYGSVQRQ comes from the coding sequence GTGACAGGTTTACGCATCGGGGTGGTCGGCGGCAGCATCGCCGGCTGCGCCATGGCGATCGCGGGGGCGCGGGCCGGGGCGGACGTCACCGTCCACGAGCGCAGCGACGGCGAGTTGCAGGACCGGGGCTTCGGCATCGTCATCCCGCCGCCGCTGCACCGGGAGCTGGTCGCGGGCGGGTATCTGGGCGCGGACATGCCGACGACCCCGGTCGCCACCCGGGTCTGGCTCGCACGGGCGCCTGGGCGGCGGTCGTCGCGCGAGCTGGCACGGCAGCAGGCCCCGGTGGCGCCGTGCAACTGGGGTCTGCTGTGGCGGGCGTTGCGCTCGAACATCGGGGGCAGCGCCTATCACCGCGGGCGGCCCGTCGGCTCCGTCGGCCGTACGGTCTCCGGCGGCGCCCTGATCCGTACCGCGGACGGCGAGCGGGAGTACGACATCGTCGTCGGGGCGGACGGGCACCGTTCCGTCACCCGCGAACTGATCGCACCCGAGGTGCGGCCGGCTCCCGCCGGGTATCTGGTCTGGCGGGGCACGATCCCGCCGAGCGCGCTCCGCGACCATCCGAAGCAGCTGGCGCTGCTGGAGACCGCCTGGGTCACCCTGGGCTTCCCCGGCGGACACGGTGTCTTCTACCTGATCCCGGGGGCGGAGCCGGGATCGCGGCTGTTGGCGTACGCCATCTACGCGCCTCCCCCGGCGTCGGCGACGGCACCGGGTCCGGATGCCCCGGTGTCCGCCGCACACGTGCGGCACATCGCCGAGGAGCACTTCCCCGCGGAGTGGGCCGACATCGTCGCCGGGGGTGAACACACCTCCCAGGCGCTCCACCCGGTCGCCGACTTCGCCGTGCCCCGGGCGGCGGACCCTCCCTTCCTGCTGGCCGGCGACGCGGCGAGCGTGACCCGGCCGCACACCGCGAGCGGGGCGGTCAAGGCGCTTCAGGACGCGCTCTGTCTGGAACGGTCACTGCGCGCGTCCTCCTCGGCGGCCGAGGCGTTGCACCGGTACGCGGACGAGCGTTCCGCCGAGGGGACCCGCCTGGTCGGCCTCGGCCGCAGGCTGGGGCGTGAGCTCGTCGAGCACACGCCCCACTGGCCGGCGATGGGGCCCGCCGAGGTGGACGCGCTGAGCCGCGCCGCGTTGAACGGCACCAGCAGCTATCTGTACGGCAGCGTCCAGCGGCAGTAG
- a CDS encoding FadR/GntR family transcriptional regulator, with protein sequence MSGARPGRQLLRQEVVEGIKRYILEKRLRPGDPLPTEPALCEALGASRSSVREAVKILNALDIVEVRHGHGTYVGRLSLSALVESLTFRGLLSPDDDFQVMADLVDVRELFERGMADRIVSTLSTDQLDALDGLVTTMRETGAQDGHGFVEADRAFHALLVAPLGNELIGQLSMAFWDVYSIVAPHLDGFTHADEMATIAAHQNIVDAARAGDITGFMKALGEHYAPVRRRISEARARDNPRD encoded by the coding sequence ATGTCCGGTGCGAGGCCCGGCCGGCAGCTGCTCCGGCAGGAAGTCGTCGAGGGCATCAAGCGCTACATCCTCGAGAAGCGACTCCGCCCCGGGGACCCGCTGCCCACCGAACCGGCCCTGTGCGAGGCGCTCGGCGCCAGCCGCTCCAGCGTCCGCGAGGCGGTCAAGATCCTCAACGCGCTGGACATCGTGGAGGTGCGGCACGGGCACGGCACGTACGTGGGCCGGCTGAGCCTGTCGGCACTGGTGGAGAGCCTGACCTTCCGCGGGCTGCTCTCCCCCGACGACGACTTCCAGGTCATGGCCGACCTCGTCGACGTACGCGAGCTCTTCGAGCGCGGGATGGCCGACCGGATCGTCTCCACGCTCAGCACGGACCAGCTCGACGCGCTGGACGGCCTGGTCACCACCATGCGCGAGACCGGCGCCCAGGACGGGCACGGCTTCGTGGAGGCCGACCGGGCATTCCACGCGCTGCTGGTGGCGCCGCTCGGCAATGAACTGATCGGCCAGCTCTCGATGGCCTTCTGGGACGTGTACTCGATCGTCGCGCCGCACCTCGACGGATTCACGCACGCCGACGAGATGGCCACGATCGCCGCCCACCAGAACATCGTGGACGCCGCGCGGGCCGGGGACATCACCGGATTCATGAAGGCGCTGGGCGAGCACTACGCCCCGGTCAGGCGCCGGATCTCCGAGGCCCGCGCCCGCGACAATCCCCGGGACTGA